The Pyrococcus kukulkanii genome contains a region encoding:
- a CDS encoding M42 family metallopeptidase, producing MKMIELLKKLTQTPGISGYEEKVREVIIEELKDFADYKIDGIGNLIVELGEGEEEILFMAHMDEIGLLITGVTQDGKLRFRKIGGIDDRLLYGRHVDVITEDGKVDGVIGAIPPHLNIKGDKGVKPWHDLVIDVGAESREEVDALGIKPLDYAVFKKHFAVLNGKYVSTRSLDDRFGVVALIEAIKDLVDHELEKKVIFAFTVQEEVGLKGAKFLANTYSPRYAFAIDSFACCNELTGDVALGKGPVIRAVDNSAIYSRDLVKNVLEIAEKNDIPIQIGVTGGGTDASAFQHKAKVLALSVPIKYLHSEVEMLHLRDLEALIKLIEAITFEL from the coding sequence ATGAAGATGATAGAGTTGTTGAAAAAGCTGACCCAAACCCCAGGAATCTCAGGCTACGAAGAAAAGGTTAGGGAGGTAATTATAGAGGAGCTAAAAGATTTCGCCGATTACAAGATCGATGGAATTGGAAACCTGATAGTGGAGCTTGGGGAAGGAGAGGAGGAGATACTCTTCATGGCGCACATGGATGAGATAGGCCTCTTAATCACGGGTGTAACCCAGGATGGAAAGCTAAGGTTCAGGAAGATCGGAGGCATAGATGACAGGCTGTTGTACGGAAGGCATGTAGATGTTATAACCGAAGATGGAAAGGTGGATGGAGTTATTGGGGCAATCCCTCCCCACCTAAACATCAAGGGAGATAAAGGGGTTAAGCCCTGGCACGATCTGGTTATTGACGTTGGAGCTGAGAGCAGGGAAGAAGTTGATGCCCTAGGAATTAAGCCCCTCGACTACGCGGTGTTCAAGAAACACTTCGCGGTCTTGAACGGCAAGTACGTTTCAACAAGATCCCTCGACGATAGATTTGGGGTTGTTGCATTAATTGAGGCAATAAAAGACCTCGTAGACCACGAGCTTGAAAAGAAGGTCATCTTTGCCTTTACTGTTCAGGAGGAGGTAGGGCTTAAAGGCGCGAAGTTCCTAGCGAACACTTACAGCCCCAGGTACGCCTTCGCAATAGACTCCTTCGCCTGCTGTAATGAATTGACGGGTGATGTTGCTCTCGGCAAGGGGCCGGTTATAAGGGCCGTTGATAATTCTGCAATCTACTCCAGGGATCTAGTCAAAAATGTGCTTGAGATAGCTGAGAAGAACGATATTCCAATACAGATCGGCGTTACAGGGGGAGGAACAGATGCCTCAGCGTTCCAGCACAAGGCAAAGGTTCTCGCTTTAAGCGTTCCAATAAAGTACCTTCACAGCGAGGTTGAGATGCTTCACTTAAGGGATCTTGAAGCGCTGATAAAGCTCATAGAGGCGATAACCTTCGAACTCTAG
- a CDS encoding D-glucuronyl C5-epimerase family protein, translating to MMIRNWKVVGLILAIVILTLSLVGLNHSNVPSGGGECQAYVVLVSEDGYFELANFNLSLGNISVTPFDVNTPLLLSSPACNVTVSGTGVGWSGVRFEIVGKLSFHPKAVTFIKLHHYPGRFVVLEEGHVPLSTLPKTFFTDCNKLEEIIDTYGNDVVKDFFRKNKVLREKYLGLWLKTGNLTYLQAYRDLSYHLDMLVFLYRLGKLDERSFRYISLGLIATTYYYEAFQRPGHKDMSMVFSNWSPYYGTIKVVNGPINLTLPFVYYRARGFNLYPVSAVHWAEESWKRGKIDVMLSILNDIIPFIREREYRGVKYAYLPIYFHFQNSSVPWISGYSQGVACGMYAIAYNVTKDERYLRLATLFFNSFKVPLEHGGFVTETKFGPWILEYPYYPEQLVLNGHIISARGVYYYYMVTKNPKALELFLTYVESVKRALPYFDTGSWSRYAIIYNSSSVFYHRLHIRLLYWLYRVTGDETFLEYAKKWNDYLVKRGLKPENLV from the coding sequence ATGATGATAAGAAACTGGAAGGTAGTTGGGTTAATCCTGGCGATTGTCATCTTGACATTGTCACTCGTCGGCCTAAACCACTCTAACGTTCCATCCGGGGGAGGAGAATGTCAAGCGTACGTAGTCTTAGTAAGTGAGGATGGGTATTTTGAACTCGCGAATTTTAATTTATCCCTTGGAAATATTAGTGTAACTCCCTTTGACGTGAATACCCCCCTTCTTTTAAGCTCACCTGCCTGCAATGTTACTGTCTCCGGAACTGGAGTTGGATGGAGCGGAGTAAGGTTTGAGATAGTAGGAAAATTATCCTTCCATCCTAAGGCAGTTACATTTATCAAGCTTCACCATTATCCTGGCAGATTTGTCGTGTTGGAAGAGGGTCACGTTCCGTTATCAACTCTTCCCAAGACATTTTTTACCGATTGTAATAAGTTGGAGGAGATAATAGATACTTACGGTAATGATGTGGTAAAGGATTTCTTCAGGAAGAATAAAGTCCTGAGGGAGAAGTACCTTGGCTTGTGGCTTAAAACTGGTAACCTTACGTATTTACAGGCTTACAGGGATCTCTCCTACCACTTAGATATGCTAGTTTTCTTGTACAGGCTGGGTAAATTAGATGAGAGGAGTTTTAGGTACATTTCGCTGGGACTCATAGCAACTACATACTACTATGAAGCCTTCCAAAGGCCTGGGCATAAGGACATGTCTATGGTCTTCTCCAATTGGTCTCCCTACTATGGGACGATAAAAGTTGTGAATGGCCCGATAAATTTAACCCTTCCGTTTGTTTATTACAGGGCGAGAGGATTTAATTTATATCCCGTCTCTGCGGTTCATTGGGCAGAAGAAAGCTGGAAAAGAGGGAAAATAGATGTTATGCTCTCTATATTAAACGATATAATTCCGTTCATACGGGAAAGAGAGTACCGTGGAGTTAAGTACGCCTATCTCCCCATTTACTTCCACTTTCAGAACTCAAGCGTCCCCTGGATTTCTGGATACTCCCAGGGAGTTGCCTGTGGTATGTACGCCATTGCTTATAATGTTACAAAGGACGAAAGGTACCTTAGGCTTGCAACCCTGTTCTTTAACTCGTTTAAGGTGCCGCTTGAGCATGGGGGCTTTGTAACCGAAACTAAGTTTGGGCCATGGATACTTGAGTATCCCTACTATCCCGAACAACTGGTTCTTAACGGTCATATCATCTCGGCACGGGGGGTTTATTATTACTATATGGTAACGAAAAATCCGAAGGCATTAGAACTTTTCTTGACCTACGTGGAGTCAGTTAAAAGAGCTCTACCCTACTTCGATACTGGGAGTTGGAGCAGATACGCCATCATTTATAATTCTTCAAGTGTTTTCTATCACAGGCTCCATATAAGACTCCTTTACTGGCTCTACAGGGTAACTGGGGATGAAACGTTCTTAGAGTACGCGAAAAAGTGGAATGATTACCTAGTTAAAAGAGGGTTAAAGCCGGAGAATCTTGTATAA
- a CDS encoding DUF835 domain-containing protein produces the protein MDVLTIVRIITILVRVAGAFWLIRLYRQVGRKSAVVLALGLLAYSFHTLSDILEATLMNEISIAITSTLFMLMASVITIEEEGEFPSFFTFALFSLTPLILIIYTIIVGEIFDSKMLTILGVVYGISGFFIFFSGVIIWRLKEIFGRKMLVLSGSLALIGLHQMDYPFLRPIPWFAPIGFTIATVLTLTLLYGIVAVFKSEIYFRRHPPTTSELKEGSFLVSSDYFNKAMMPKLQEFPVLAFVRNIQGSDAWYKYFVTRAVSNYEKDISPTDLPRMLELSKRYLQASKGGVIVIDCPEYLALYNGFEALLKFLATLRDMVVVYKGTLIVITERGVWEDRQWVLLTKILQEKSL, from the coding sequence ATGGACGTGTTAACCATTGTTAGAATAATAACGATATTGGTAAGGGTGGCCGGTGCATTTTGGTTGATACGCTTATACCGCCAAGTTGGAAGGAAATCAGCTGTTGTTCTTGCTCTTGGGTTGCTTGCGTATTCTTTCCACACCCTAAGCGACATACTTGAGGCCACTTTAATGAATGAGATATCGATAGCCATAACATCTACCTTATTTATGCTGATGGCAAGCGTAATTACAATAGAGGAGGAGGGAGAGTTCCCATCATTCTTCACGTTTGCATTGTTCTCTCTAACTCCGCTTATATTGATTATTTACACAATAATAGTTGGAGAGATCTTTGATTCAAAGATGCTCACGATCTTAGGCGTTGTTTATGGAATCTCGGGATTCTTCATCTTTTTCTCTGGTGTCATAATATGGAGGTTAAAGGAGATATTTGGGAGGAAGATGCTCGTGCTTTCAGGCTCCCTGGCCTTGATAGGACTTCATCAAATGGACTATCCCTTCTTAAGGCCAATTCCTTGGTTCGCCCCGATAGGGTTTACTATAGCCACGGTACTAACTCTAACGCTCTTGTATGGGATTGTTGCCGTCTTTAAAAGCGAAATTTATTTCCGCCGTCATCCTCCTACAACATCTGAGCTTAAGGAGGGGTCTTTTCTTGTTAGCTCTGACTATTTTAACAAAGCAATGATGCCAAAGCTCCAAGAGTTTCCGGTATTAGCATTTGTGAGGAATATTCAGGGTTCCGACGCTTGGTATAAGTACTTCGTGACCAGGGCTGTATCCAATTATGAAAAGGACATAAGCCCTACGGATCTCCCTAGAATGCTTGAACTTTCAAAGAGATATCTACAAGCGTCTAAAGGAGGGGTCATCGTTATTGATTGTCCCGAGTACCTTGCCCTGTACAATGGCTTTGAGGCTTTACTTAAATTCCTGGCGACCCTGAGGGATATGGTTGTTGTTTATAAAGGAACGCTGATAGTAATAACGGAGAGAGGGGTGTGGGAAGATAGGCAATGGGTATTGTTGACGAAAATACTTCAGGAAAAATCCCTCTAA
- a CDS encoding sulfite exporter TauE/SafE family protein: MIEYLGYFGVGILVGALAALFGLGGGFLLVPILNIVGVEIHHAIGTSSASIVFTALSSSYAYHKQRRIHYKAGLLLASTAIVGAYIGAWLTSFIPARQLKVIFGLALIPVAYRIYKKKPVEPTQIRIRDVKVNEKVIPLGGFFAGVVSGLLGVGGGIINVPFLTWLGMPIHYAVATSSFTIVFTSTSSAIKHYLLGNVEVQWLPLLVPGLIVGAQLGARIAKRIKAKSLKNAFAVVMVILALRMILKGLGFEVP, encoded by the coding sequence ATGATTGAGTACCTGGGCTACTTTGGAGTTGGAATTCTCGTTGGAGCCCTTGCAGCTTTATTCGGCCTCGGTGGGGGTTTCCTCCTAGTTCCAATATTGAACATAGTCGGGGTTGAAATTCACCACGCAATAGGGACTTCAAGCGCGAGCATAGTGTTTACCGCATTAAGCTCCTCCTACGCCTACCATAAGCAGCGAAGGATACACTATAAGGCAGGCCTATTACTTGCAAGCACCGCAATAGTAGGTGCATACATAGGGGCCTGGCTTACCTCCTTCATCCCGGCGAGGCAACTGAAGGTCATCTTTGGGCTCGCCCTCATTCCCGTGGCCTACAGAATTTACAAGAAGAAGCCCGTAGAACCAACTCAAATTAGAATTAGGGACGTTAAGGTAAACGAAAAAGTAATTCCCCTAGGAGGCTTCTTTGCCGGGGTAGTGAGTGGACTTTTGGGAGTTGGAGGAGGGATAATAAACGTTCCATTCTTAACTTGGCTCGGAATGCCCATACACTACGCCGTTGCCACATCAAGCTTCACGATAGTTTTTACATCGACGAGTAGCGCAATAAAGCACTACCTCCTTGGCAACGTTGAAGTACAATGGCTCCCCCTTCTAGTTCCTGGGTTAATAGTTGGAGCTCAGCTTGGAGCTAGGATAGCGAAGAGAATTAAGGCTAAGAGCTTAAAGAATGCCTTTGCCGTGGTAATGGTGATTCTCGCATTAAGGATGATACTAAAAGGGCTCGGCTTTGAGGTGCCATGA
- a CDS encoding NAD(P)-dependent oxidoreductase, with protein MRPKVAVLFKMKSRPLEELKRYADVDVLLYPSEDELAERIKEYDGIIVSPLNRVTKRVLERAEKLKVISCHSAGYDNVDVEEATRRGIYVTKVSGVLSEAVAEFTVGLLINLMRKIHYADKFIRKGKWESHRVVWSGFKEIETLYGKKVGIVGMGAIGRAIAKRLIPFGVDLYYWSRHRKEEVEREGVKYLPLDDLLEEVDIVILALPLTKETYHIINAERIEKLKGKYLVNIGRGALVDEEALTKALREGKLKGYATDVFEEEPVKEHELFEYEWETVLTPHYAGLAKEALEDMGFQAVKNLLAILRGEIPEDLVNRDVVKVRSIEEVKMLEG; from the coding sequence ATGAGGCCTAAGGTAGCCGTTCTTTTCAAGATGAAAAGTAGACCACTTGAGGAGTTGAAGAGGTACGCTGACGTTGACGTTCTCCTTTACCCCAGCGAGGATGAGCTCGCCGAGAGGATAAAGGAGTACGATGGGATAATAGTTTCGCCCCTCAACAGGGTCACAAAGAGGGTTTTGGAGAGGGCTGAGAAGCTGAAGGTTATAAGCTGCCACTCCGCGGGTTACGACAACGTCGACGTTGAGGAAGCAACGAGAAGGGGAATATACGTAACCAAGGTTTCCGGGGTTCTCAGCGAGGCCGTGGCGGAGTTCACCGTTGGCCTCCTCATAAACCTCATGAGAAAGATACACTACGCCGATAAATTCATCAGGAAAGGAAAGTGGGAGAGCCACAGGGTAGTCTGGAGCGGGTTCAAGGAAATAGAAACGCTCTACGGCAAGAAAGTTGGGATAGTTGGAATGGGAGCCATCGGAAGGGCCATAGCCAAAAGGCTGATCCCCTTCGGAGTTGACCTGTATTACTGGTCGAGGCACAGGAAGGAGGAAGTTGAAAGGGAAGGCGTGAAGTATCTACCTTTAGATGATCTCTTAGAGGAAGTTGACATAGTAATCCTAGCTTTACCGCTCACCAAGGAGACGTACCATATAATAAACGCCGAGAGAATCGAGAAGCTAAAGGGAAAGTACCTCGTCAACATTGGAAGAGGAGCCTTAGTTGATGAGGAAGCACTAACGAAAGCATTGAGGGAGGGAAAGCTGAAAGGCTATGCAACTGACGTATTCGAGGAGGAACCAGTTAAGGAGCACGAACTATTTGAGTACGAATGGGAAACCGTCTTAACACCGCACTACGCCGGGCTGGCAAAGGAAGCGTTGGAGGATATGGGATTTCAAGCAGTTAAAAACCTTCTCGCTATCCTTAGGGGAGAAATTCCCGAAGATTTAGTGAATAGGGATGTTGTTAAGGTCAGGTCCATAGAGGAGGTTAAGATGCTGGAGGGATGA
- the glmA gene encoding exo-beta-D-glucosaminidase, translated as MQVTHNGKLYLLDGKEIVIYGGTLHFFRVPRGVWRDRLEKMKRHGLNTVDTYVAWNWHEPEEDKFDFTGETHPQRDLVGFLELAQNLGFYVIIRPGPYICAEWKNGGIPQWLINKHPEILARSPNGPLPRDIYYPPITYLHPTYLEHVMNWYEHVLPIIRDYLYTRGGPIINVTIDDEPSYWETIFQAFLTDYNDVVVKENGLWHRWLKENFTLDQLEERYKVKLSDYVEIAPPKAFSEPLPKILDWHHFKIWMVNEYVKTLYHKIKGYVDVPISILDPYLLLAAWRHFYNYVKKNKLDIHLWTEFWYSFYRSFDFKEDKLGHIYYKVGIYRYYVDKLGTPPLSIETQSSLANVIEKDEAELLYGLLPSLGIHNINYYLYVGGENPRGYESHNGVTWDVYSPISLDGSERQHVEPIKWIGKFLKANKDFAYSPFHAKVAFAMYEPYEALNLWGYRPENFKESVNLNEYLFGERGLLTLLAMSNVPFDVIDLDNTTVDEMLKYEQIWVYSLDFMAREAQDKLAEYVEKGGNLVIMPMLPYLDENMNEYRKLEEFLGVKVGGEVARDNYRLIPFVSVDAEGIERMIVRNVVREVKGGEPIAWVGDKVVGALVKKGKGSAVILGFRLQYYSSYHDMHRKFVDKILELQGVERDFKVTDRDIIVIPRGNYLAVINPRGHTVKGRISYNGIEFPKLTELEMRNRGVLFLPVNVKHGNYEIVYSTATVVGYEDDKITFRNHLSDTSEVAIKAEVVGIESGEVLKEKREDGITTIVIRHSGEFTLLLR; from the coding sequence ATGCAGGTTACCCATAACGGTAAGCTATACCTCTTAGATGGGAAAGAAATAGTGATTTATGGGGGAACCCTTCACTTCTTTAGAGTTCCCAGGGGCGTCTGGCGAGATAGGTTGGAGAAGATGAAGAGGCACGGCCTTAATACCGTTGACACGTACGTTGCATGGAATTGGCATGAGCCCGAAGAGGACAAATTTGACTTCACTGGGGAGACGCATCCCCAGAGAGATCTGGTTGGCTTTCTTGAGCTTGCCCAGAACCTTGGTTTTTATGTCATTATAAGGCCTGGCCCCTATATCTGCGCTGAATGGAAGAACGGTGGTATTCCACAGTGGCTCATTAACAAACATCCTGAAATACTTGCTAGAAGCCCGAACGGTCCCTTACCTAGGGACATTTACTATCCGCCGATCACCTACCTTCATCCAACGTACCTAGAGCATGTGATGAACTGGTACGAGCATGTGCTTCCAATAATAAGGGATTATTTATACACGAGAGGAGGGCCGATAATTAACGTCACGATAGATGATGAGCCCTCGTACTGGGAGACGATATTCCAGGCGTTCCTCACGGATTACAACGATGTTGTAGTTAAGGAAAACGGTCTCTGGCATAGGTGGCTTAAGGAGAATTTCACCTTGGATCAGCTTGAGGAGAGGTACAAGGTTAAGCTTTCGGACTATGTAGAGATAGCTCCACCTAAGGCCTTCTCTGAGCCCCTGCCAAAGATATTAGACTGGCACCACTTCAAGATATGGATGGTCAACGAGTACGTAAAAACACTGTACCATAAGATTAAGGGGTACGTCGATGTCCCGATTAGCATACTTGATCCCTACCTTCTTTTAGCCGCTTGGAGGCACTTCTACAACTACGTAAAGAAGAATAAGCTTGATATCCACCTCTGGACAGAGTTCTGGTATTCGTTTTACAGGAGCTTTGACTTTAAGGAGGACAAGCTTGGGCACATCTACTACAAGGTTGGAATCTACAGATACTACGTTGACAAGCTAGGTACTCCCCCATTGAGCATTGAGACCCAATCTTCATTGGCAAACGTTATAGAGAAGGATGAGGCCGAGCTCCTCTACGGCCTGTTGCCTTCCCTAGGAATCCACAACATAAACTACTACCTCTACGTCGGCGGTGAAAATCCGAGGGGTTATGAATCTCACAACGGAGTTACTTGGGACGTTTACTCTCCAATTAGCTTGGATGGAAGTGAGAGGCAGCACGTAGAGCCAATAAAGTGGATTGGAAAGTTCCTTAAGGCCAACAAGGACTTTGCATATTCACCATTCCATGCAAAGGTTGCCTTCGCAATGTACGAGCCTTATGAGGCCCTAAACCTCTGGGGTTATAGGCCTGAGAACTTCAAAGAGAGCGTTAACCTAAATGAGTATCTCTTCGGCGAGAGAGGCCTCCTCACGTTACTCGCAATGAGCAACGTCCCCTTTGACGTAATCGACTTAGACAATACCACAGTTGATGAGATGCTCAAGTACGAGCAGATCTGGGTTTACAGCCTCGACTTCATGGCCAGGGAAGCCCAGGACAAGCTTGCGGAGTACGTTGAGAAGGGTGGGAACTTAGTTATCATGCCAATGCTACCGTACTTGGACGAGAACATGAACGAGTACAGGAAGCTTGAGGAGTTCTTGGGAGTTAAGGTTGGAGGGGAGGTTGCAAGGGACAACTACAGGTTAATCCCCTTCGTAAGCGTTGACGCCGAAGGAATAGAGAGGATGATCGTTAGGAACGTCGTTAGGGAGGTCAAGGGAGGGGAGCCAATAGCTTGGGTTGGGGATAAGGTCGTAGGTGCCCTCGTCAAGAAGGGGAAAGGTTCCGCTGTGATCCTGGGTTTCAGGCTTCAGTACTACTCAAGCTATCATGACATGCACAGGAAGTTCGTTGACAAGATCCTAGAGTTGCAGGGAGTTGAGAGGGACTTTAAAGTTACGGATAGGGATATCATAGTCATTCCAAGGGGTAACTACCTTGCAGTTATCAATCCGAGGGGCCACACCGTTAAGGGCAGGATAAGCTACAACGGCATCGAGTTTCCCAAGCTTACGGAGCTTGAGATGAGGAATAGGGGCGTGCTTTTCCTTCCCGTGAACGTTAAGCACGGTAATTACGAGATCGTCTACTCAACCGCTACGGTCGTTGGTTACGAAGATGACAAGATAACGTTCAGGAACCACCTAAGCGACACTTCCGAAGTCGCCATTAAAGCGGAGGTTGTGGGTATAGAAAGCGGGGAGGTGCTAAAGGAGAAGAGGGAAGATGGCATCACAACGATAGTCATTAGGCACTCCGGCGAATTTACCCTTCTCCTTCGCTAA
- a CDS encoding RIO1 family regulatory kinase/ATPase domain-containing protein: MVSKLLALEAYPKLKDIDFRLLRGIELKMRYYKWVPLEEIAKFARMDVESASHRLGRLDNWGLVIRRSDMGYIGYQLTIHGYDALAIRAFAKKGVIEAISTTQIGVGKDADVYVALTPSGEKVAVKFNRIGERTSARKAGYHSDVFADKHHKSWLYVSRLIAKKEHEALVLLSPFAKVPKPIAWNRHAIVMEFISGVELADLRDTDLTREEASEILGKVLDEYEKIVRFGIVHGDMSEFNVVLTDDNDILIIDWAQYLSCANPESLNLLKRDITVLLNAFRRRWGVKREFEEEWKRFYEAWLTGRKEVSEGEG; the protein is encoded by the coding sequence ATGGTCAGCAAACTCTTAGCCCTTGAAGCTTATCCAAAGCTTAAGGACATAGACTTCAGGTTACTCAGGGGTATAGAGCTTAAGATGAGGTATTATAAATGGGTTCCCCTAGAGGAAATCGCCAAGTTTGCCAGGATGGACGTAGAAAGCGCAAGCCATAGACTTGGGAGGCTGGACAATTGGGGACTAGTAATTAGGAGGAGCGACATGGGGTACATAGGTTATCAACTAACGATACATGGATACGATGCACTCGCCATTAGGGCCTTCGCAAAGAAGGGCGTCATCGAGGCCATATCAACCACCCAGATAGGGGTTGGAAAGGATGCAGACGTATACGTTGCCCTAACTCCCTCCGGAGAGAAGGTTGCTGTTAAGTTCAACCGGATAGGGGAGAGGACGAGCGCAAGGAAAGCAGGCTACCACAGTGATGTATTCGCGGATAAGCATCATAAGAGCTGGCTGTACGTTTCAAGGTTGATAGCAAAGAAGGAGCACGAGGCCCTCGTCCTATTAAGCCCATTCGCGAAGGTTCCAAAGCCGATAGCTTGGAACAGACATGCAATAGTTATGGAGTTCATCAGCGGAGTTGAACTTGCGGATCTAAGGGATACCGACCTTACGAGAGAGGAAGCAAGTGAAATCCTGGGGAAAGTTCTTGATGAGTATGAAAAGATAGTCAGGTTCGGGATAGTCCACGGGGATATGAGTGAGTTCAACGTTGTGCTAACCGACGATAATGATATCCTGATAATAGATTGGGCCCAATACTTAAGTTGCGCAAATCCCGAAAGCTTAAATCTGCTAAAGAGGGACATAACCGTCCTGTTAAATGCCTTCAGGAGAAGATGGGGAGTGAAGAGGGAGTTTGAGGAAGAATGGAAAAGATTTTATGAAGCATGGCTAACTGGAAGGAAAGAGGTTAGCGAAGGAGAAGGGTAA
- the glmD gene encoding glucosamine-6-phosphate deaminase — MHATLREIRKTPEGILKAQEAFERIKEEVTLPRNILYTGCGSSHFLSQLLAMATNALGGKGIALPCSELMYSRNYYAINSPELIVAISRSGETTEVLKAMDVLNVKKLGLTAYESTLSKKADYALIVDTPEDSVVMTHSFTAFYFSYLQLLRESYGLQVFNAKEVSKLTRDVLKNEGYIRKLVDEFEFSNVIFLGSGILYPVALEAMLKMKEMAIFWSEAYPMFEVRHGFKSIADDNSLVVMLVSDPFEWHEKLVREFQGQGAKVMVVSEKELGSEYYLQVPKVDELLMPVVTLPIIQLLAYYKAVKRGMNPDNPRFLEKVVRW, encoded by the coding sequence ATGCATGCCACGTTAAGGGAAATTAGAAAGACTCCTGAAGGAATACTCAAGGCCCAGGAAGCATTTGAAAGGATAAAGGAAGAAGTAACACTGCCCAGGAACATCCTCTATACTGGCTGTGGCTCCTCTCACTTCCTATCTCAATTGCTGGCAATGGCAACGAACGCCTTGGGGGGCAAGGGAATAGCCCTTCCGTGCTCTGAGCTGATGTACTCAAGGAATTACTATGCAATAAACTCCCCAGAGCTTATCGTCGCGATATCAAGGTCTGGGGAAACAACGGAAGTTCTAAAGGCTATGGATGTCCTCAACGTTAAAAAACTGGGTCTAACGGCCTACGAGAGCACTCTCTCCAAGAAAGCTGACTATGCTTTGATCGTGGACACGCCTGAAGACAGCGTTGTTATGACTCACTCATTCACCGCTTTTTACTTTTCGTACCTCCAGCTGTTAAGGGAATCTTACGGCCTTCAGGTGTTCAATGCCAAAGAAGTCTCGAAGTTAACTAGAGATGTCTTGAAGAATGAGGGGTACATTAGGAAGCTCGTTGATGAATTTGAATTCTCCAATGTTATATTCCTGGGTTCGGGAATTCTTTACCCCGTGGCCCTTGAGGCAATGCTGAAGATGAAGGAGATGGCAATATTCTGGAGTGAAGCCTACCCAATGTTCGAGGTGAGACACGGATTCAAGTCCATAGCCGACGACAACTCCCTTGTCGTCATGCTCGTTAGCGATCCCTTTGAGTGGCATGAAAAACTCGTGCGGGAGTTCCAGGGTCAAGGGGCCAAGGTCATGGTGGTAAGCGAGAAAGAGCTGGGCTCGGAATATTATCTCCAAGTGCCTAAGGTGGATGAACTCTTAATGCCTGTCGTTACCCTGCCGATAATTCAGCTTTTGGCCTATTATAAGGCCGTTAAGAGGGGGATGAACCCCGATAATCCAAGGTTTTTGGAGAAAGTTGTTAGGTGGTGA
- a CDS encoding AAA family ATPase, translating to MIVGIAGKIAAGKTTVARLLEERGFCRISCSEPLIDILTGNTKDYSWVPEVEFKGEPTRENLIELGRILKEKHGEDVLIRLAVDKLRHCKNIAIDGVRSIGEVKKIKEMKGVLIYVEARPEIRFERLKRRNAKKDKAIETLEDLLRFDEWEEKLYQTSKLKEIADFIIVNEGSIEELREKLYKILRL from the coding sequence ATGATAGTGGGTATAGCCGGTAAAATTGCCGCTGGCAAAACCACAGTAGCGAGGTTACTTGAAGAGCGTGGTTTTTGTAGGATAAGCTGTAGTGAACCCTTAATAGACATACTCACGGGTAACACTAAAGATTATTCCTGGGTTCCCGAAGTGGAGTTCAAGGGAGAGCCAACGAGGGAAAACTTAATTGAGTTGGGTAGGATACTAAAGGAGAAGCACGGAGAGGATGTACTAATCAGGCTTGCCGTTGATAAGCTAAGGCACTGCAAGAACATAGCAATAGATGGAGTTAGATCCATAGGGGAGGTAAAGAAAATCAAAGAGATGAAAGGGGTACTCATATACGTCGAAGCTAGGCCTGAGATAAGGTTTGAAAGGCTGAAAAGGAGGAACGCAAAGAAGGACAAAGCTATAGAGACACTTGAAGACTTATTAAGGTTTGACGAATGGGAGGAGAAGTTATATCAGACATCAAAGCTCAAGGAAATCGCGGATTTCATAATAGTGAATGAGGGATCCATTGAAGAGTTGAGGGAAAAGTTATACAAGATTCTCCGGCTTTAA